A window of Gallaecimonas kandeliae genomic DNA:
CGGTGACAGCTGGCACCTGCTGGGCTGGGAAGAAGGCGAGCTGCTGGCCTACCTGCGTATCCTGGACCCGGCCCTGCACGGCGGCCGGGTGGTGATAGGCCGGGTGGTGACGGCGGCCCAGGCCAGGGACCGTAAGCTCGGCCACACCCTGATGACCATGGCTTTGCCCTTTATCCATGAGCGCTGGCCTGGTTTGCCGATTAAACTGGGCGCCCAGGCGCATTTGCAGGGGTTTTATGGGCGGTATGGGTTTGTTGCCGAAGGTGGGGAATATTTAGAGGATGGGATACCGCATATTGATATGGTGAAGCAATAAAAAACGCCGCTATGCGGCGTTT
This region includes:
- a CDS encoding GNAT family N-acetyltransferase, yielding MNWQLLHHSELDVPQLYALLALRTAVFVVEQHCPYQEVDGEDLVGDSWHLLGWEEGELLAYLRILDPALHGGRVVIGRVVTAAQARDRKLGHTLMTMALPFIHERWPGLPIKLGAQAHLQGFYGRYGFVAEGGEYLEDGIPHIDMVKQ